ATCCATGGTATCCCGTTGCTGATGGACATCCCGGTCTGCCACCACTAACCGCATCTAAATCGTCTTCATTAACTTCTTCTACACCTGGAATTGATTTTTGTTCGGATGCTAACTCGTTATTTTGGTTGTTCTGAATCTTTTGTTGATTTGTATGATTCTCGGTCATGTGTTGGTTTGCATGATTCTCGGTCATTGTCATTATCTCCTTGTTAATTGGCTTTAGTTAATTAATAAGATAATTGGTATCTATTTTGTGAAGGCGGCTTAACTTGTAGAACTAGCTACGTACATATGACCCGCTCCTCTGAGGTTAAAACCCTTCTACTAACTTATAGGAAACACTCAAGTTGACTTATGCAGTTAAGAATATCTCTGGAGAAGAAAAAAATCGGTGAAATCTTTGATTGGCAGGCATTTCAAGTTTTTTAATTTTTTTTAGAGATATTTTGGCATCAAAGAGCATCTCCCTCACTGTGGATCAAATGCGAGTATGCTCCTTCGATTTGTTGCAATTCTTCATGGGTTCCCCGTTGTACTACCTTTCCTCCTTCCAAGACAATAATTTCATCGCAGTCGCGAATGGTACTCAGTCGATGTGCCACGATAATGCAGGTACATCCGCGCTGACGCAGTTTTTGGTCAATAATTTTTTCCGTTTCAGTATCTAGGGCGCTAGTGGCTTCATCCATGATGAGGATTGAGGGGTTATTCACTAAAGCACGAGCTATTTCCAAACGCTGTCGCTGACCGCCACTCAAATTATTAGCCCCTTCTAAAAGGATGCTATCATAGCCTCCCGGTAGGGAGAGAATATTATCATGGATGGCTGCATCTTGACAAGCCTGCACTAAATGGCTTTCAGGTACAGTGGTGTCCCAAAGAGTCAGATTGTCCCTGACGCTACCAGCAAATAATAAAATATCTTGCTCTACGAAGGCAACAGAATTCACTAGAACTGGGCGAGGAATTTGATTTCTGGATTTGCCATCAAACTTAATTTCTCCCTGATTGGGTTCGTATAGCCCGCATATAAGTTTGGCAATGGTTGATTTACCAGAACCACTTCCACCTATAAGGGCAACTCGCTGTCCTGGTTTGATTGATAAATTAAAGTTTTCAATCAAAGGAGCACCAATTTGGTTATAGCCAAAGGTGACATTCTCCAAATTGACATACCCCTGCAATTTGGGCATGATTCTAGAGAAAGTTAGGGGTTCAGAGGAAGTTTCTCTTATTTCCTCTTTCAAATGAGGAACTACAGGGTTTTGCAAAACATCATCCAATCGATTTAGGCTACCCTCAACTTCTTGGAGATCTCTGCCAAGGCTAACGAGATTATTCACGGGTTCCATAAAATTTTGCATCAGTCCCTGAAATGCCACTAGCATTCCAATAGTTAGGTTGCCATCCATAACCCGCAACCCACCAACGGCTAAAACTAGCATAGATGTGATTGTCGAGAGGAACGATGGCAAAATTCCCAGTCCCTGATTAGTTATATCTATTTCCTGTCGGGCGTTGGTCGCATTGGCGTAATAGCCCGCCCATCGAGTAAAAAAATCAGACTCTAAACCAGATGCTTTTAACGTTTCCATACTTTGGAGACCGGAAATAGCTACCCCGCCTACTTTTCCTTGCTCCTGCATTAATCTGATATTGGCGTCTACGCGCCACCGAGATACTTGCTGCAATGCTAAAAGATTTACAGCGACAAAGACAATCCCAATTAAGGTCAACACTGCATCATATTGCAGCATGACTATTATATAAAAAATGACCATGACTGCTGCGATCGCAGTTGTGGCTAATTTCCCCGACAGAAGATCGGCTAACTCGTCGTTCAGGCGAATGCGATTGCTGATTTCACCAGCAAATCTTTGAGCATAAAAACTGACAGGTAAACGCAGGATGTGCCAGAGAAATCGGCTAGACATACTTACAGATAACTTAATCTTCATCCGTCGCAAGAACCTTAACTGTAGTAATGTCAACAGTCCATCCAAGATAGTTGTAAGTATCATTCCTAACAAGAGCGGTCGCAGCCAATCTTGCCTATTTTCCACCAAAATATTATCGACAAACACTTGAGAAAATATAGGTGATACCAGTCCGGGAATGACGAGTAAAAATCCGGCAAAAATGCAATAGGCAAGTACCTCACCAGACCCTTGCAGACGTTCCCGCAAAGCTAGGATAATGTTAGGCTTGCTACCACCTTTTTGGAATTGTGGACTTGGTTCTAAAAACAGTATAAGCCCCGTGAAACTCGTGTCAAATTCTTGCCAGGATACTGACCTCGGTCCAGTTCCGGGATCGTTCAAATAAACTCGCTGGTTGCTAAATCCCTCTACCACTAAGAAATGGTTAAAGTTCCAAAAAACGATGTAGGGACATTGCAACTGTCGCAGTCCATCCAAGTCGGCTTTCAAACCCTTGGCATTCAACCCGTAGCTTCTAGCAGCATTAAGGATATTTGAAGCTTTGCTCCCGTCCCGCGATACCCCACAATCTTGACGTAATTGCGCTAGGGGTACAATCCGACCGTAATAACCCAAAATAATTCCCAAAGCAGCCGCACCGCATTCCACCGCTTCCATTTGTAAAACAGTTGGGGTACGACGCCGAATAACCCCTTTTTTGTCATTTGTCATTTGTCATTTGTCATTTGTCATTTGTCATTTAATCCAAAATCTAAAATCTAAAATCCAAAATGGTGTTAATTTACACCAGTTAAAGATTTGAGGAAAGGAAAAACAAAGCTGATAGGCGATCGCTCTTCTACAGTGACTTTTGCTGTAGCGGTGGTTCCAGAAGAAACTTTCATCTGTGGACCCTTGGAAGAAGACCACTTGTATTCGCTGAAAGTTGAACTGTCTGGGTGTAGTTCTGCAAACACTTGGATCTGAGGACTTTGAGACATCAAGCTTTCCACAACCTCTGAATTGCCTACCACACTTAAAACCCCCTCTTTCGTCACGGGGAAGGCAGAAACATCAGTGACAGTAGCCATAATGCCACCAAATCGTTCGCGCTCTACTGTGGAGGGTGTAA
This genomic interval from Scytonema hofmannii PCC 7110 contains the following:
- a CDS encoding NHLP family bacteriocin export ABC transporter peptidase/permease/ATPase subunit, coding for MTNDKKGVIRRRTPTVLQMEAVECGAAALGIILGYYGRIVPLAQLRQDCGVSRDGSKASNILNAARSYGLNAKGLKADLDGLRQLQCPYIVFWNFNHFLVVEGFSNQRVYLNDPGTGPRSVSWQEFDTSFTGLILFLEPSPQFQKGGSKPNIILALRERLQGSGEVLAYCIFAGFLLVIPGLVSPIFSQVFVDNILVENRQDWLRPLLLGMILTTILDGLLTLLQLRFLRRMKIKLSVSMSSRFLWHILRLPVSFYAQRFAGEISNRIRLNDELADLLSGKLATTAIAAVMVIFYIIVMLQYDAVLTLIGIVFVAVNLLALQQVSRWRVDANIRLMQEQGKVGGVAISGLQSMETLKASGLESDFFTRWAGYYANATNARQEIDITNQGLGILPSFLSTITSMLVLAVGGLRVMDGNLTIGMLVAFQGLMQNFMEPVNNLVSLGRDLQEVEGSLNRLDDVLQNPVVPHLKEEIRETSSEPLTFSRIMPKLQGYVNLENVTFGYNQIGAPLIENFNLSIKPGQRVALIGGSGSGKSTIAKLICGLYEPNQGEIKFDGKSRNQIPRPVLVNSVAFVEQDILLFAGSVRDNLTLWDTTVPESHLVQACQDAAIHDNILSLPGGYDSILLEGANNLSGGQRQRLEIARALVNNPSILIMDEATSALDTETEKIIDQKLRQRGCTCIIVAHRLSTIRDCDEIIVLEGGKVVQRGTHEELQQIEGAYSHLIHSEGDAL